The stretch of DNA TAACTGTAGAAAAATCTGAATTCATAGCTAGCCATCATAGATATAATATtatgataatattttattttttagttttggtactattctcattttattttgggcacacactacaagaaaatacgtGATTTGCTACCAAACGTTTGCTACGAAACGTTTTACTAGTTAATTTCAAGTATATTAGCCACCATTCgacttaaattaattttatattactttttttaacaaattattactattcttatttatttatgttttaaggCTTTATCTCATTGTTATCTCAGAACACGACACCGCTTTTACTCTCTACGGTGAAACCGCTCCCGATCTCGCTCCGATCTCCTTCACACTGCGACCTCGCTCCGATCTCATTCTCGCTGCAATCTCGCTCCGGTCTTGCTCCGTTCACGATCTCGCTCCGATATGGACTCGATTCTCTTCGTTGTATTTCTCCTTCTCTCTATAAATTGTTGTTCGTTTTCTATCCCTCTCATGGTTGTTATTCTTCGTTGAAATTTGATGTTCTCCACTGTTTCTTCTCCGATTGTAGTGTATGTTAAATTTCGACACTCTAATTTAGTTCCTTTTCACTAATTGTGATTTGGATTTGAACCCTATGAATTTCATGTTTAGGTTTTGCATAAATTGAATTCATtaggttttgcaaaaattgaatttaggttACTGAATTTGTTCACCAAATTGACAATTAGGTTTTGCAAAATTTGAATTCAGGTTACTGAATTCACTTTACTTTATGCGATAGAATTAGATGATACTTATTGGATTGATTCTATAATTCACATTTCCGGTGGCTGGTATTTAGATGATACATAAttcttattcttacaaaaaaaatttgtgttgagATAATAATCCCTCTGTATATTGATTGTCACTTTCTTTATATATGTTCATAATGATTGCCTTTTTTCTAGTGTAGGTGATTTGTGATATGGTTTAGTAAGTTAACAAATGCAGCTTTTTTTCATAGTTTATTCATATAAACCTTAGCAGCTATGTcttttgataaaaaatgaattgaaagtTAGACGAAAGTCTTACATAGCTTAGAGGTATGCATGCCTTAGTATGAATATACTTATGTAGTTATAACTTATGACAGTATATAGATAGCTATCCAATGTATAATTTTCAGCGTTCAAAATAACACTTCTACAGTCAAGTCTTCATTGCAAACTACTTTATAGCTATACTTATTGTGAAGGGGTTATTTATATTTGATGGATTGTAATGAGTAGTGTACGGTGCCTGTAGTCTTTGATactttcaatttaaaatttgagtttCGTTTGTTTTTGTATGCTTAATTACTGTTTGGCAAATAAGCATGTGAAAATGCATTGCGGTGCATTGGTGATAATGATGTTCAAAAGCTTGGAAGAAGTGTTTTTCCTGAAAATTTGAAGGCTACTACTATCAGCGAGATTACTAGGCTCAGGAACGTTGCAATGACATCAATTACTTCACGCTTTGGTATATCTTCATCCGCTCCATTAAACATTCTTGCTAGTATTTTAGGTATTAATTCTACTAAATTAATTTCTCTAAAATCAAAAGGAATGCCTCTAATCACCATTCCTCTGACCAAACTTGACCTCAGTGGTTGATGAACGGACTATCCAGATGCCGGTAAGTCTACAACAAGAGACAGATACTTTACTTCAGTGGTCAGATACCAAAGTAGAGAAAGCTGGTAAGTTCATTTACTGGTGTTTCTTGATTGTGGATGCCACATTTATCTTCTGCTAATTTGCTTCCTTAATATGTTTAATCATTTTAAGATGTTTGTTGAAAGTTAACTGCTTCTAACTTCTAAATTTAGATTTAGGTGATGAAAGTTACTTTTGTTTACTTGTTTGACCAGATTATTCCAAAATAACTTGTTCAGGATATCACAGTTTTTAATGGTGTTCTGTAGTTTTATTTAATGTACTTATTTCATATCGATCATCTGTGTATCTATGTGTGAAAGTTAACTCTGGAAATCAGTTTCTCCTTGATGTGTTGTGATTTTTCATAGTAGAAATTGATGTGTTGTGACTTTTAAGGTACTATGTGTCAAGATTTTATTGGATTAAGTTATATATGAACTTTCCTTCTCTTTGGATCTGTGATATATCTTGTGCAACCTTTGGATTACGCTAGTAATATTTGTCACACTTCATATATATGTAATGGTACTCGGTTGAATTGcttgtttcttcttttatttgtttatggttttgtgAATCTGTGCAACCACATAAAATGTCTAGTACCTAGGGAAGGATAGGTGTGATCAAGTACAATAGTGAATTTAGTTCTGTTTGTTTACTTCTGTTTACCTTAACACTACAACCTTGTCTTGTTTAGGTTCCTTGTATAAACGCAGTACACAATGCTATATTTTTGTGACTATTTTGAAATGCTTATAGGGAAGGTTAGTGTCTTATGCTTTTAATGTTTATGCTCAACTTGCCTACAAATATGGCTATAGCAGATATTGTGGCTTCAAGTTTTCCTTTACAATAACTCAAAATGGTGGCATAATTTTGTTGGAATGCGATCATATCAGATGCAGGTTGTTACTACCTTAATGTCACTATGATAATAATGTAGATTTTGTTGTTAGCATGACATATGCAATGTTATCCTTGTTAGAGAAACTAAATGTGGTCCATGGAGATATCTTAAAATTCTTGTTTTGTGATAGGTTGACCTTCTACTGGAGGTTCTTAATATTGTGTCTGGTTTTGGTCCAACTTCTGGTTCAGCTCTTACCAGTCATATGGATGTTGACAAGGTACTCCTTCAAACACATGCTTGGTCTTTATGAATTCATTATTAGTTAACCTTGAGATTCAGTTAGGCTTGTTGATTCCTATAATTGGAATTTGGTTTGTTCTGGTTGAattattgtgtgtgtgtgtgtgtgtgcacGCACGCGTGCgcttttaaaaggaaaaaaactcATGCGCTTTTAATTGTTTCTTAAACAGGGTAGGTTGCTTAATTTGTATCTGTTATTGATCCAGGTAATTAGTGTTTGCTTGCTTTGGTTTACTATTTAATTACTAATCTTCTCATTAATGTGTATATATTACTTATGAACCATCTTTGCATATTGTGTTTGTCAGCAAGGAATCCGTCAAGATTCTTCTCCAAAGACTCTGGATATTGTCAATCTACTGCATAATAATACTGAACCATTCTGCCTCCACGTCGCAGAAAGGTAtggttttaaatttattgaaaaaacttGGAACTTGCATCTGCAAATATGGTTTACTTTCTTGAAGTAAGGTAGATTTAAGCATACAACCATGTTTATATTTGTTAGTTACCCAAGAAGAAGAGGTCATTATCATTCTTCATGGAGCTATAGgaaacaattattttgatgtTCCACTCTTTTCTTATGAGGGAAAATTATATAGTCTCATTGAAATTTATATGAAACACGACACAATTTAAAAATACATAGTCTAGGGACTATACAACTATACATACTTGTATAGTTCTCAGATCTGTAATTATACTCAATTGAATTGAACGGATTTATCAAATCTGTAATTATACTCGATTGAATTGAACGAATTTATTACTTTTCGTTGATCTCGCACTATACATAGTTCATCATATGGTAACTATAGACTGGTCCCTAGCTTGAAAATCTTACATGCTACACAAAACTCAAAGGTTTAAGTTCTTTTCATAAAACTCGTCTGGTACTTGgtgttttagtttttgttggATGATCATTGGATCCAActgaatgatttattttttgtctgGTACTTagtgatttaattttttcttttcactctTATCTTTCTGCTAGTCTTTTTTATTACTTCACTCATGTTTTTGTTTGATGTGGTTGAGTTATCTTGGGATTTTCCTGTTAATAAATTCAAAGTAACACATCTTATCTTAACTTATGCTTCACAACTATATATTTGCACAATACTTGAGTTTCTTCTCTGTGCTTTTTCTGAAAATCTATTTAAACAATGCTTATATTCCTTGTTTTGATTTGCAGGAAGTTGACTTGGTTAAGGACGACATCAAAATCATAGACATCCCTGTGCACTTGGTTAAGGTATATTCAACAATGGAGTTTCTTTATGATGTTTTTGTGTGTGTCTGTATTCAGCAATGGAGTTCATTTATGACTTGGGTCAATTCATGGAAAGAGGGAAATATTGGTACTTCCTTTAACActtaaaatctttgaaaattTCCAAGTATAACATGCATATTTGCTTCATTTAATTTAGCTTTTTTCAAATTTGTAACGgatgataattaatttataattagctCTGTTTTGGGCATGGCTTCATAATTagcattttataattataattttttttttctaaaaagcTTGAATTTAGCTTCGAAATCGCTAggaaacataaattttttaacaatatttaacTATGTATTTATTGGGAATTAGCTAGGATTCACAAtatattagttgcaaattagcTAGGAAATATTTTTATAGATGATTTGCCGCCCAATCCATGCTACGCCCATATGAcagctaattcacaacaaatctgTAGCTAACTCTGTTTTACTAGAGATTAGCTACGCATTAGCTAAAAACGCCGTCGTAGCTAATCCcgttttttcttgtagtgacacTAAGATAACTTGTGTGAATAAATTATTGTAGAGACAAATTTCACAAAGTAACTGATTTTTTTAGGAGTTGATGATTTTTTACTTCAAAATTTAGCTTCGAAATTCACACATATTAATATTGAGAAGTGAAAAATTGCTAGTTCGCATTTGTTCATTTGCATTTTCGTGACAGTTTAGAGTTTAGTTAGGTCAAACCTCTAAaatttaagatggtatcagagccttcTCCACGAATTATTGGACTGCCTGCTATTATAGGTTTTTGACCGGGTCATCCACTATTTATATCCGCACACCAAACCCAACAGTGTTTGAcacgagatgacctgaatacgTGTTTATAAGTAAGACACAATCCTTACCTTACAAAGTCGGTTTTGTAGAGTTGAGTTAGGTCTAACTCTCAAATCTAAGATTGACTAGGCATATGTTTTCGCTTCATATAGTCTTTGCCTTTTCTAAGCTATAGTATTTTTTGGAGTTGGAAGGAAACTATAAAAAATCCTCCTTTTGTTAAAGAGGGGAGACTAGCAATAGTAACAAATTAATAATGACTTTTGATAATGGAAATTATGTAATTCCTATTTGCCTAATTATAGCAAAATGCTAGCTATTCTTAGTGTTTGTTACTATACTTCTCACATTGTGTAAGCAGTTGATAATATCTTAATCATGTTTACTTAAagtgaatgaatgaaaatatgAAGTTTTAAAGGTTAAGGACTTTAGGTACACAATTATTTAGTGTAATATGTCTTTTTCATATGATTGAGCAATGTTGATTCAATGATATTTTATGAGTGTAGTGCGATTTAATGTGAACCATTAAAATTTACACCTTCTTTTGGACCTGCATTTTACTATGAGTTAGGAGAGAAGATACCTTTTAAGCTATCTAGTAGaagaaaactcaaataaattttttattttaatattggaTCAGTTTGGTTTGGTAAAGGCTGAATATTGTTTTCCATTAGCAATATTGGGTCCTTTGTGTTGGTTTGAAGGAAATTGATCGCAAACATGCATGACTTAACTCATCACATATACAAGGAAAGgacaaagaaataaaacatagaGCTTTTATTGAGAAAtagagcttttttttttatttttattttttaaatattttgcatGGTTATGAAAACTAATAACTGAAATTCTCATCCTCTCTTTCTCCGtataaataagtattttattttagagtATAGTATTAACAATTCGGCTTGACACGAGTAATAGATGTTCTAAATCTTTTAATCACTTGATTTAAAGTTCAATCTTTAGTTGTGTATATGAAAAACATGTGTTTGGAATTTAACCTCTTAAAAATAGATCTAGGTTAATTCGATGAATTTGTAGTAGTTGTTGGGTGCAGCAATATCTTGGTTTACGACAAAAAagtataaaactatttttttttaaaggcatAAAACTAGTACTATTAACTGTTGATTAGTAAAtatatgaattatttttatagagTCACGTgaccaaatataattttttggacaCACTcgcaaaatttgaatttttattttattcttttaattatttcataaataattaaaaattatatgaatGTGACTATATATGATCACGTGATCATGGAAGTCTTGAATATATATTGTGGATATTATAAAATAAGTAGTACTGTATATCATAACTATATATGATGgtcttttatattttgtatGAGTAAACCTACACAAAATTGATAAACTTGTAGGTTAACATACATATTCATGtaacactaattttttttcttctttctaatCAACAGTAATTAAGATTTTTGACCTCTTAATATATGTGCCCACAATTTTTTATACTCCTCTTTTAGCTTGGcgaaaatataacattttactCCATATTAATTATTACAAATAGTAAGACAGTAAGATTTATAATAAACATGATATGATTTTGGGCGAACGAAATGTTGAATAATAATGAGAGAATGGATGaatgaaccctaatttttttttgattaaaatCAACAAGGCAAGTTAAATACACAATCACCTATGGTTTGCCTAGTCATTGTATGTCATGTAAGCACTCAGTTTGCTACCTGTACAAATTAACAGTTTCTGGACGGAAACGACCAAAATGTTTAACGGCAAagtttttaagggaccaatttggacatttttttctttaagggaccaatttaaaaccaaaaatatctttaagaggccattttaataattaaaccTTTTGGTGTGTATATGTAGTTCCGGTGTGATTGCATTTTTTCTGGCTGATTGTGTTTCCATATACATTTAATTATTGCAACTTAATAGATTAATTCTTAAaatatctcaaaaaaatatttacattgaTTGGAGACTTTTGTAAACAAATTTTACTTGTCAagatatacaaataaaaatatatgtttaaccTAAATTTATAAATACATAGCAAATTAACCTCAATAATGTAAGTCCTCATGAACTTTGCTAGTTGATAGGAACaacacactatatgtgcaggaatCAAGATTCGAATTCCAAAAACTTCACGTATTTATCTTTAAAGTGAATTTCTAGCTACtaaaagaagtagaaaataaaacaCGTGAGCAAAAAGATGCCCATGAATAAtgatcatatatttttttgactcacgaataattatcatataaaaACGACAATATATAGTTTCATTGGTCACACACTTGTTGATCAAATATATTCCTATTAATTCCATAAAACACATACCTTTAGGACAATGCACGTGTAATCGAGAGAGAGAAAAGTGTGTATACAAAACTatagaataataaataatagagaCTCTACCTTAAGAAAGACGATAAAGAATATTTGCAAGAAAAACATTCCCCTTTAGTATTTCATTTGCAACCATAAAATTCTTAGTTGACCAAACTATACACACACAAACCCTCACATGTCTAGAACCAAAAGCTAGCTAGGTAATTCACAAGAAGGaaacaaaaaaccaaaagaTATATAGCTAAGATATTCAAAATCCAATTTAGGATtttcatttcataaaaaaaaaagggtatggAAGGAGAAAGAGATGTTCCTAATTATGAGCTTCAAGTTTCATTCACAAACACTCCTCAAGCTATCCATGAAATGGGTTTTGTTCAATTTGAAGAAAATCATGTTCTTAGCTTCTTGTCACCCTCTACACAATCTCAACCTTCTCTTTCTCAATCTCTAAATTCCGGCGGTAGCACTA from Trifolium pratense cultivar HEN17-A07 linkage group LG5, ARS_RC_1.1, whole genome shotgun sequence encodes:
- the LOC123882924 gene encoding uncharacterized protein LOC123882924, with protein sequence MRSYQMQVDLLLEVLNIVSGFGPTSGSALTSHMDVDKGRLLNLYLLLIQQGIRQDSSPKTLDIVNLLHNNTEPFCLHVAERKLTWLRTTSKS